Proteins from a genomic interval of Chryseobacterium indologenes:
- a CDS encoding FMN-binding negative transcriptional regulator has protein sequence MFVPKLYKSEDVHVMREIISENSFALLISSVDKIRATHSMMMMNENDPENVYIETHISRANPQAKILKNGDEVLCDFLGAHTYISSSWYDHINVSTWNYEAVQIYGKVELMTHEDLYIHLEKLTSKYENFQQCPMMVKDMGKEFVEKEMKGAFGIKIIPTEIFIKQKLSQNRKENDFQNIISQLEHSDDNARKIAEKMKLIKK, from the coding sequence ATGTTTGTACCCAAATTATACAAAAGCGAAGATGTACATGTGATGAGAGAAATTATCAGTGAAAATTCATTTGCTTTACTGATTTCTTCTGTTGATAAAATCCGTGCGACACATTCTATGATGATGATGAATGAAAATGATCCGGAAAATGTTTATATTGAAACCCATATTTCGAGAGCTAATCCACAGGCGAAAATCCTGAAAAACGGAGATGAAGTGCTTTGTGATTTTTTAGGGGCACACACCTATATTTCGAGCAGCTGGTATGATCATATCAACGTTTCGACTTGGAATTATGAAGCGGTGCAAATCTATGGCAAGGTGGAGCTTATGACTCATGAAGACCTTTATATTCATTTAGAAAAATTAACCTCGAAGTATGAAAACTTTCAGCAGTGCCCGATGATGGTGAAAGATATGGGAAAGGAATTTGTGGAAAAGGAGATGAAGGGAGCTTTCGGAATTAAAATTATTCCAACCGAGATATTCATCAAGCAAAAGCTTTCTCAGAACAGGAAGGAAAATGATTTTCAAAATATCATTTCACAACTTGAACATTCGGATGACAATGCCCGGAAAATTGCTGAGAAAATGAAATTAATAAAAAAATAA
- a CDS encoding MBL fold metallo-hydrolase has product MKLYPIQCGKFKLDGGAMFGVVPKSLWEKTNPADEKNLIELGTRSLLIEDGKKLILVDCGLGNKQDDKFFGHYSLWGDDNLDKNLKKYGFVKEDITDVFLTHLHFDHCGGAIEWNDDRTGYRPAFKNAQFWTNENHWQWATEPNAREKASFLKENILPMQESGQLSFLPLPTTGNYGFAPDLKMDVIFVDGHTEKQMLPVIQYQEKTVVFAADLIPTAGHINPVYVMGYDTRPLLTMEEKGKFLKQCIDNEYLLFFEHDAHHELASLKMTEKGVRLDETFSFNDVFGY; this is encoded by the coding sequence ATGAAGTTATATCCAATACAATGTGGAAAATTTAAACTGGACGGCGGTGCTATGTTCGGCGTCGTCCCAAAGAGTCTGTGGGAAAAAACTAATCCGGCAGACGAAAAAAACCTGATCGAGCTGGGAACCCGTTCCCTGCTTATTGAAGACGGCAAGAAACTGATTCTGGTTGACTGCGGTCTTGGAAATAAACAAGATGATAAATTCTTTGGCCACTACTCTCTTTGGGGAGATGATAACCTGGATAAAAATTTAAAAAAATATGGTTTTGTAAAGGAAGATATTACTGATGTCTTTCTTACTCACCTTCACTTTGACCACTGTGGTGGTGCCATTGAATGGAACGACGACAGAACCGGATACAGACCTGCTTTTAAAAACGCACAATTCTGGACCAATGAAAATCACTGGCAATGGGCAACAGAGCCTAACGCGCGCGAGAAAGCAAGCTTCCTGAAAGAAAATATCCTTCCGATGCAGGAAAGCGGACAACTGAGTTTTTTACCGCTGCCAACAACAGGAAATTACGGATTTGCCCCTGATCTTAAGATGGATGTTATTTTCGTAGACGGTCATACAGAAAAGCAAATGCTTCCGGTTATTCAATATCAGGAGAAAACAGTTGTTTTTGCTGCAGACCTTATCCCTACTGCCGGGCATATTAATCCGGTCTACGTAATGGGGTATGATACCAGACCTCTTTTAACCATGGAAGAAAAAGGAAAATTTCTTAAACAGTGCATCGATAACGAATATTTATTGTTCTTTGAACATGATGCCCATCATGAGCTGGCAAGCCTTAAAATGACAGAAAAAGGAGTGAGATTGGACGAGACGTTTAGTTTTAATGATGTTTTTGGATATTAA
- a CDS encoding dephospho-CoA kinase, which translates to MEELRSEAQQPEPEPAPKIIGLTGGIGSGKTTVARFIEEFGFPVYYSDDRAKTIVNDDEELKVKIKELLGNQSYDENGFYDRKFVADKVFNNRDLLQQLNEIIHPAVRIDFENWVKKQSKYLVFKETALLFELRLNRQCYKSLLVTAEDNIRIKRVMDRDGKTYREVEAVMEKQMPERDKIKMADCIIYNNTNLEELKEQTEKVVFTIE; encoded by the coding sequence ATGGAAGAATTACGTTCAGAAGCACAACAACCGGAACCGGAACCAGCGCCCAAGATCATCGGATTAACAGGAGGAATCGGGTCCGGAAAAACTACCGTAGCCCGTTTTATTGAAGAATTTGGATTTCCTGTTTATTATTCTGATGACAGAGCAAAAACCATTGTCAATGACGATGAAGAGTTGAAAGTAAAAATTAAAGAATTACTAGGCAATCAATCTTATGACGAAAACGGATTTTATGACAGAAAATTTGTTGCCGATAAAGTTTTCAACAACAGAGATCTTCTCCAGCAATTAAATGAAATTATTCATCCTGCTGTACGTATTGATTTTGAAAACTGGGTGAAAAAACAAAGTAAATATCTTGTTTTTAAGGAGACCGCATTACTTTTTGAGCTTAGACTCAACAGACAATGTTATAAGTCTCTTTTGGTGACTGCAGAAGATAACATCAGGATCAAAAGGGTAATGGACAGAGACGGTAAAACATATCGTGAGGTAGAGGCAGTTATGGAAAAACAAATGCCCGAAAGAGATAAAATAAAAATGGCAGATTGTATTATCTATAACAATACCAATTTGGAAGAATTAAAAGAACAGACTGAAAAGGTAGTTTTTACTATTGAATAA
- a CDS encoding fibronectin type III domain-containing protein, which translates to MKKIFTSLFFLCLFVVVHAQWMPTTFSGKETNNDSKAKSYYSLNISSLKSQLEKAQEAGKNAKPVTISLPTLGGKIERFAVFSLPVVVKELADQYQLGSYVGVGLDDPSKYVRFSLAPNDFQSMIFTNEGYEFIEPANSDKTIYEVHPKTQGSKNGFVCSTEERDSEKKEIEELFQQGQAFQNQPTNFARSSDRKYRTLRLAMSVTGEYTQFHGGTVAGALTAINATLTRVNGVFEKDLALHLIVQNYPNVIYTNPTTDPYSPSSQMNNWNLELQNTLTANVGNANYDIGHLFGASGGGGNAGCIGCICLDPGSSNPSTGQGKGSAYTSPSNGSPQGDTFDIDFVAHEMGHQLGGYHTFTYQNQGNSAQMEPGSGSTIMAYAGVADSQGVTPPAGTTFNVQLNSDAYFFKKSIDDIQAILAQRTCDIETNVTNNPPVIGPLPTYTIPKGTAFVLTASATDAENDPMTYAWEEADLMTGQINAVNLGTTAEGPSFRSLMPTTSPSRYFPRLSSVLAGVLNNSNNLWEAVSTVARTSRFGITVRDNNPNPSQQQTQTAVQTIIVGNNGPFIVNPATIYNNGPTTVTWNVVNTNAAPYNAANVKIDFTTNNGATWNVVSASTPNDGTEVLDFSGFPLTVGGTAKIRVSAINNVFYAIGNAPIETLPICTSNPPGGVQVTATTQNNATITWNASFNATYVVQYRVAGTTAWTTVTPAPTTNTVTLTGLTAGTYYEVQIANICSGVQGSFSAITVFMTPYCTATSTNTNNGYISNVTVVATNSYTMSNTSAANNYTDYSADAAKLITLVRGTSNNSISVSKSWPASTSSKAVSVWIDFDKNGTFDTSERILNNSNNTTTPVTGTFQVPATAYSGPLTTRMRVVLRDTNNPNQCGTFTNGEVEDYAVKLIDMPQCTNAAPSNITVTNITPNSANISWSATAGAVYVLRWRSVGAAAWTIIDPVPPVGNNYTISGLVEQTQYQFQIATRCNGGTPGTYSTMQQFTTPALSYCPMTGTGTNDHITNVTVTSVNPALPVMSNNSVQTNYISYTTPATLITLEIGSVDNKISVGKGWTGATGNVAVAAWIDFNRDGQFSNSERIINSAASTTTPVTSLFSVPAGAYSGPLTTTMRVVLQRSSSPTMCQNAVNGEVEDYVVKLKPCSTATPTGLSFNTITHTSAIVNWTGATDNLTYLLQYRVAGTTAWTNVYVSSIPYTLNNLIPSTAYEVQVAANCGATTGTFTPVETFTTRCDPTPPGITVSTITTNSALITWNPTIAGVSYKMRWRKVGTAGWPNPDIPLPAAPANTYTLGGLDPYTTYEVQIANKCANENSWNPYSNPMVFTTERTCELPPPGLTITQLLPTSAEIKWDPFPGTTYILKYRKVGIPSWTHVPVNTNHYILTGLMELTKYEMQVANVCNGTPGAFTPPYYFTTPTVTYCTMSSGSATVEHISKVTVKPNGKPLMENASGASTYTNYSGDSKKIIELIQGSTDNEIIIEKRWTGATYNEGIAVWIDFNRDGAFDINERVLASPPNTTTPVSGKFSVPTDAFVSMTDYKYVTMRVAMQRGDIPVNCLNFANGEVEDYAVRISRNLGPNPINQTDILIYPNPVSSVLYVKNISKKAKYKIYNAAGQIIADGILLNNQINVSKLVSGVYVLDIDDNGKTAQKKFIKE; encoded by the coding sequence ATGAAGAAAATCTTTACTTCTCTTTTTTTCCTATGTTTGTTTGTAGTAGTGCACGCACAATGGATGCCCACAACATTCAGTGGAAAAGAAACTAACAATGACTCAAAGGCTAAGAGTTATTATTCTTTAAATATTTCATCGCTAAAATCTCAGCTTGAAAAAGCACAGGAAGCAGGAAAAAATGCAAAACCAGTTACCATCTCTTTACCAACTTTAGGGGGTAAAATTGAAAGGTTTGCAGTCTTTAGCCTGCCGGTTGTAGTAAAGGAACTGGCAGATCAGTATCAGCTGGGATCTTATGTAGGGGTGGGGTTGGATGATCCTTCCAAATATGTAAGGTTCAGTTTGGCTCCCAACGATTTCCAGTCGATGATTTTTACCAACGAAGGGTATGAATTTATTGAGCCCGCCAATTCTGATAAAACAATTTATGAAGTTCATCCCAAAACTCAGGGTAGTAAAAATGGATTTGTCTGTTCTACCGAAGAGAGAGACAGCGAAAAAAAGGAAATAGAGGAACTCTTTCAGCAGGGACAAGCATTTCAGAATCAGCCTACAAATTTTGCCAGGTCCTCTGACCGAAAATACAGGACTTTACGATTGGCAATGTCTGTGACAGGAGAATATACCCAATTTCATGGTGGTACTGTGGCTGGTGCTCTGACAGCAATTAATGCGACCCTTACGAGAGTAAATGGAGTTTTTGAAAAAGATTTGGCTCTTCACTTGATTGTACAAAATTATCCTAATGTAATTTACACCAATCCTACTACAGATCCATATTCTCCATCAAGCCAAATGAATAATTGGAATTTGGAATTACAAAATACATTGACAGCGAATGTAGGAAATGCCAATTACGACATAGGGCATTTATTCGGAGCTTCAGGGGGTGGCGGAAATGCAGGATGCATAGGGTGTATCTGTCTGGACCCGGGCAGTTCTAATCCTTCTACCGGCCAGGGTAAAGGATCGGCTTATACCTCACCATCTAACGGAAGTCCGCAGGGAGATACTTTTGATATTGATTTTGTAGCCCATGAAATGGGGCATCAATTAGGAGGATATCATACATTTACCTATCAAAATCAAGGAAATTCTGCACAAATGGAGCCCGGTTCCGGATCTACAATTATGGCGTACGCCGGTGTTGCGGATAGCCAGGGTGTCACCCCTCCGGCAGGAACGACTTTCAATGTACAGCTAAACAGTGATGCTTACTTTTTTAAGAAAAGCATTGATGATATTCAGGCTATACTGGCACAAAGAACGTGTGATATAGAAACCAATGTAACCAATAATCCGCCGGTAATTGGGCCTCTTCCTACGTATACTATTCCGAAGGGAACTGCTTTCGTCCTGACTGCTTCAGCTACAGATGCAGAAAATGATCCTATGACATATGCCTGGGAAGAAGCAGATCTGATGACAGGGCAGATTAATGCAGTTAATCTGGGGACAACCGCAGAAGGTCCCTCCTTTAGATCTTTGATGCCAACCACAAGTCCCAGCCGCTATTTTCCAAGGCTGTCTTCTGTACTGGCGGGAGTTTTAAATAATTCAAACAATCTGTGGGAAGCGGTATCTACGGTTGCCAGAACATCAAGATTTGGGATTACTGTACGGGACAATAATCCGAACCCGAGCCAACAGCAAACACAAACCGCAGTTCAAACCATAATAGTAGGTAATAACGGCCCTTTTATAGTCAATCCGGCAACTATTTATAATAACGGCCCGACAACAGTGACCTGGAATGTGGTAAATACCAATGCCGCGCCGTATAATGCCGCGAATGTTAAAATAGATTTTACAACCAATAACGGAGCCACCTGGAATGTAGTATCTGCTTCCACACCAAACGATGGAACTGAGGTTCTGGATTTCAGCGGTTTTCCACTTACGGTAGGAGGAACGGCAAAAATAAGGGTAAGTGCTATCAATAACGTCTTTTATGCTATTGGAAATGCGCCGATAGAGACCTTACCCATATGTACTTCAAATCCGCCGGGTGGTGTTCAGGTTACAGCAACTACCCAGAATAATGCCACCATCACCTGGAATGCTTCATTCAATGCAACCTATGTCGTACAATATCGTGTCGCAGGAACTACAGCATGGACAACAGTGACTCCTGCACCTACTACAAACACGGTAACACTTACAGGTCTTACGGCAGGTACATATTATGAGGTTCAGATCGCAAATATATGCTCGGGAGTGCAAGGTAGTTTTTCGGCAATTACAGTTTTCATGACGCCTTATTGTACAGCCACATCTACCAATACCAACAACGGATATATTTCCAATGTAACGGTCGTTGCTACCAATTCATATACGATGAGCAATACTTCAGCAGCGAATAATTATACTGATTATTCGGCAGATGCTGCAAAACTCATCACTCTGGTCAGGGGAACATCTAATAACAGTATATCTGTTTCCAAGTCGTGGCCAGCTTCCACTAGTAGTAAGGCAGTAAGCGTCTGGATTGATTTTGACAAAAACGGTACTTTTGATACCTCAGAAAGGATTTTAAACAACTCAAATAATACGACTACTCCGGTAACGGGTACATTCCAGGTTCCGGCAACAGCTTATAGCGGACCTCTTACCACCCGTATGCGGGTAGTTTTAAGAGATACCAATAATCCTAATCAATGTGGTACATTTACGAACGGTGAAGTAGAAGATTATGCGGTAAAACTTATTGATATGCCACAATGTACCAATGCTGCACCATCTAATATTACAGTTACCAATATTACTCCGAACTCGGCGAATATATCATGGTCGGCAACTGCCGGAGCAGTATATGTTTTGAGATGGAGAAGTGTAGGTGCTGCAGCATGGACAATAATTGATCCTGTGCCGCCTGTCGGGAATAATTACACCATCTCAGGTTTGGTAGAACAGACTCAGTACCAATTTCAGATCGCAACCAGATGTAACGGAGGTACACCCGGAACATATTCAACAATGCAGCAGTTTACAACACCTGCATTATCATACTGCCCGATGACGGGAACAGGGACCAATGATCATATTACAAATGTGACGGTTACTTCTGTGAATCCTGCATTGCCGGTAATGAGTAATAATTCTGTACAAACCAATTACATCAGCTATACTACACCTGCAACACTGATCACATTGGAGATTGGTTCGGTAGATAACAAAATTTCGGTAGGAAAAGGCTGGACAGGTGCGACAGGTAACGTAGCTGTTGCAGCATGGATCGATTTTAACAGAGATGGGCAATTTAGTAATTCGGAGAGGATTATTAATTCTGCAGCAAGTACCACCACTCCGGTTACCAGTTTATTCTCAGTTCCGGCTGGAGCCTATTCGGGACCGTTAACGACAACCATGAGAGTGGTATTACAACGTTCAAGTTCTCCGACAATGTGTCAAAACGCAGTCAATGGTGAAGTGGAAGATTATGTTGTAAAATTAAAACCGTGTAGTACTGCTACGCCTACCGGATTATCATTTAATACCATAACCCATACCTCTGCCATTGTCAACTGGACAGGTGCGACAGATAACCTGACTTACCTTTTACAGTACAGAGTAGCAGGAACAACGGCATGGACAAATGTATATGTGTCAAGTATTCCGTATACGCTAAATAATCTGATTCCGTCCACTGCATATGAAGTTCAGGTCGCAGCCAACTGTGGGGCTACAACAGGAACATTTACTCCTGTGGAAACATTCACAACAAGATGTGATCCTACTCCTCCGGGCATTACAGTAAGTACTATTACAACCAATTCTGCCTTGATTACATGGAATCCGACTATAGCCGGTGTATCATATAAAATGCGATGGAGAAAAGTAGGGACTGCGGGATGGCCGAACCCTGATATTCCTTTACCAGCTGCACCAGCCAATACTTATACGCTTGGCGGTTTAGATCCATATACCACATATGAAGTACAGATTGCCAATAAGTGTGCTAATGAAAATTCATGGAATCCTTATTCAAATCCGATGGTCTTCACGACTGAGAGAACATGTGAACTTCCTCCTCCGGGATTAACCATTACTCAGTTGCTGCCTACATCGGCAGAAATAAAATGGGATCCTTTCCCTGGGACCACTTATATTTTAAAATATAGAAAAGTGGGGATTCCGAGCTGGACTCATGTTCCGGTGAATACAAATCACTATATATTAACCGGCTTAATGGAGTTGACAAAATATGAAATGCAGGTCGCTAATGTTTGTAACGGAACACCGGGCGCTTTCACTCCTCCTTATTATTTCACAACGCCTACGGTAACATATTGTACCATGTCTTCGGGAAGTGCTACAGTTGAACATATATCAAAGGTAACGGTTAAGCCGAATGGTAAACCTCTTATGGAAAATGCTTCAGGTGCTTCTACGTACACAAATTATTCAGGAGACTCTAAAAAAATAATAGAACTTATACAAGGATCTACGGATAATGAAATTATCATTGAGAAAAGATGGACAGGAGCTACCTACAACGAAGGGATTGCAGTATGGATTGATTTTAACAGAGATGGTGCATTTGATATCAATGAAAGGGTCCTTGCTTCCCCACCGAATACAACAACCCCTGTTTCCGGGAAATTCAGTGTGCCGACTGATGCTTTTGTAAGTATGACAGACTATAAATATGTCACGATGAGAGTAGCAATGCAAAGAGGAGATATTCCTGTGAATTGCCTTAATTTCGCTAACGGAGAAGTGGAAGATTACGCGGTAAGAATATCCAGGAATCTGGGGCCTAACCCAATTAATCAGACTGATATATTGATTTATCCTAATCCGGTAAGCTCAGTACTGTATGTGAAGAACATCAGTAAGAAAGCGAAGTATAAAATTTATAATGCAGCCGGGCAGATAATAGCAGATGGTATTCTCTTAAATAATCAGATCAATGTGAGTAAACTGGTTAGCGGAGTTTATGTGCTTGATATTGATGATAACGGTAAAACCGCACAAAAGAAATTTATCAAGGAATGA